The proteins below are encoded in one region of Neisseria bacilliformis:
- the cas9 gene encoding type II CRISPR RNA-guided endonuclease Cas9 (Cas9, originally named Csn1, is the large, multifunctional signature protein of type II CRISPR/Cas systems. It is well known even to general audiences because its RNA-guided endonuclease activity has made it a popular tool for custom editing of eukaryotic genomes.): MQQKPQRYILGLDLGIASVGWACVWADENEHPTGLLDCGVRTFERAEVPKTGDSLALARRQARSVRRLIRRRAHRLLRLRRLLKREGVLLSADFNENGLVRGLPIDAWALRVAGLDRKLSNKEWAAVLLHLVKHRGYLSQRKNETQSKDKELGRLLAGVNGNREALQNRSDEYRTAAELAVKKFAAENNGSLRNKGGDYSHTFDRKDLQRELHLLFERQRALDNPFTSSEMEAAVDELLMKQRSALQGEAVLKMLGRCTFEPSEYKAAKNTYSAERFVWLTKLNNLRIQYNGEERALSEAERRLLLDEPYQKAKLTYKQVRTILELPESAVFKGLRYGHGEDGLKAESGTLMEMKAYHAVRKALKDAGLEGEWENRIRNPELLDAIGTAFSLYKTDEDIRANLAAFRLSENVLEALLAGLNFDKFVHLSLKALAKILPLMEQGMRYDEACKEAYGDHYGAKEQEDHRLLPPFVADDIRNPVVFRTLTQARKIVNEIVRRYGSPLRVHIETGREVGKSFSDRKEIEKRQEENRKERERAAAHFKELFPNFAGEPKAQDILKLRLYEQQHGKCLYSGKEIDLRRLPEKGYVEIDHALPFSRTWDDSFNNKVLVLGKENQDKRNRTPYEYLDGKGNSGAWRAFAERVSGCRFPYAKKQRLLTQKLDEKTEQGFLERNLNDTRYVARFLCQFIEEKMHLEGAGKKRVFASNGQITALLRGFWGLKKVREENDRHHALDAVVVACSSVSMQQKITRHFRYREELEHIDRETGEVIHGFPQPWEFFRQEVMTRVFSDDPVSELAEKLDSRPEAVHEFVTPLFVSRAPHRKVTGQGHLETIRSAKRLDEKISVVKLPLTQLKTKDIERIVGYPNREPALYDALAARLAAFKDDPAKAFSEPFYKTGKDGKCGVLVKAVRVENVQKSGLLVRKDESGKMQGVADNATMVRVDVFGKNGKNYLVPVYAWQVEKGELPNRAVVAYADEEDWDEMDDSFEFKFSLYPNDLVEVVTKKDKFFGYYSGFNRATGAINIKEHDLSKSKVKNGVYEGIGVKTAQSFQKYQVDTLGKTIRLCKPEKRMGFKKK; encoded by the coding sequence ATGCAGCAAAAACCGCAACGCTATATTTTGGGCTTGGATTTGGGCATCGCCTCGGTCGGCTGGGCTTGTGTTTGGGCGGATGAGAACGAGCATCCGACAGGGCTGTTGGACTGCGGGGTGCGGACGTTTGAGCGGGCGGAAGTGCCGAAAACGGGGGATTCGCTGGCGTTGGCGCGACGGCAGGCGCGGAGTGTGCGGCGGCTGATTCGGCGGCGTGCGCACCGTCTGCTGCGCTTACGTCGTTTGTTGAAACGCGAGGGCGTGTTGTTGTCGGCGGATTTCAATGAGAACGGTTTGGTGCGCGGTTTGCCGATTGACGCATGGGCGTTGCGCGTGGCGGGTTTGGACAGGAAGTTAAGCAATAAAGAATGGGCGGCGGTGCTGCTGCATTTGGTGAAGCATCGCGGTTATTTGTCGCAGCGCAAAAACGAAACGCAGAGCAAGGATAAAGAATTGGGCAGGCTGCTGGCAGGCGTGAACGGCAACCGCGAGGCTTTGCAGAACCGGTCGGACGAATACCGCACGGCGGCGGAGTTGGCGGTGAAAAAATTTGCCGCTGAAAACAATGGTTCGCTGCGCAATAAAGGCGGCGATTATTCGCATACGTTTGATCGCAAAGATTTGCAGCGCGAGCTGCATTTGTTGTTTGAGCGGCAGCGGGCGTTGGACAATCCGTTTACGTCGTCTGAAATGGAGGCAGCGGTTGACGAGCTGCTGATGAAACAGCGTTCTGCCTTGCAGGGTGAGGCGGTGTTGAAAATGCTGGGGCGTTGCACGTTTGAACCATCCGAATACAAGGCGGCGAAAAATACATACAGCGCGGAGCGTTTTGTGTGGCTGACCAAGCTGAACAATCTGCGTATTCAATATAACGGCGAGGAGCGGGCATTAAGCGAGGCGGAGAGAAGGCTGTTGTTGGACGAGCCGTATCAAAAAGCCAAGCTGACCTACAAACAGGTGCGGACGATTTTGGAACTGCCCGAAAGCGCGGTATTCAAAGGTTTGCGCTACGGGCATGGCGAAGACGGTTTGAAAGCGGAAAGCGGCACGCTGATGGAGATGAAAGCCTATCACGCGGTGCGTAAAGCCTTGAAAGATGCGGGCTTGGAAGGCGAGTGGGAAAACCGCATCCGCAATCCCGAATTGTTGGACGCAATCGGCACGGCATTTTCGCTGTATAAAACCGATGAGGACATTCGCGCCAATCTGGCGGCTTTCAGGCTGTCTGAAAATGTGTTGGAAGCCTTGCTCGCAGGTTTGAATTTTGACAAATTCGTTCATTTATCTTTGAAAGCATTGGCAAAAATCCTGCCGCTGATGGAGCAGGGCATGCGCTATGACGAAGCCTGCAAGGAGGCATACGGCGACCATTACGGCGCAAAAGAGCAGGAAGACCACCGTCTGCTGCCGCCTTTTGTTGCAGACGACATCCGCAATCCCGTGGTGTTCCGCACGCTGACGCAGGCGCGGAAAATCGTGAACGAAATCGTGCGCCGCTACGGCTCGCCCTTGCGTGTGCACATTGAAACGGGGCGCGAGGTGGGCAAGTCGTTCAGCGACCGCAAGGAAATTGAAAAACGGCAGGAGGAAAACCGCAAAGAGCGCGAACGGGCAGCGGCGCATTTTAAAGAGCTGTTCCCCAATTTTGCGGGCGAGCCGAAAGCGCAGGATATTTTGAAACTGCGGCTGTATGAACAGCAGCACGGCAAGTGTCTGTATTCGGGAAAGGAAATTGATTTGCGCAGGCTGCCTGAAAAAGGCTATGTGGAAATCGACCACGCGCTGCCGTTTTCGCGCACCTGGGACGACAGTTTCAACAATAAAGTGCTGGTGTTGGGAAAAGAAAACCAAGATAAACGCAACCGCACACCGTACGAGTATTTGGACGGCAAGGGCAACAGCGGGGCTTGGCGGGCGTTTGCCGAGCGCGTTTCAGGCTGCCGTTTTCCGTATGCCAAGAAGCAGCGGCTGCTGACGCAGAAATTGGACGAAAAAACCGAGCAGGGATTTTTGGAGCGGAATCTGAACGATACGCGCTATGTTGCCCGTTTCTTGTGCCAGTTTATTGAAGAAAAAATGCACTTGGAAGGCGCGGGCAAAAAGCGCGTGTTTGCTTCCAACGGGCAGATTACCGCTCTGCTGCGCGGCTTTTGGGGTTTGAAAAAAGTGCGTGAGGAAAATGACCGCCATCACGCGCTGGACGCGGTGGTGGTGGCGTGTTCCAGTGTATCAATGCAGCAGAAAATCACGCGCCATTTCCGCTATCGGGAAGAGTTGGAGCACATCGATCGGGAAACGGGCGAAGTGATACACGGTTTTCCGCAGCCGTGGGAATTTTTCCGCCAAGAAGTGATGACGCGGGTGTTTTCAGACGACCCTGTGAGCGAACTGGCGGAAAAGCTGGACAGCCGCCCCGAAGCGGTGCATGAGTTTGTTACGCCGCTGTTTGTGTCGCGTGCGCCGCATCGTAAGGTAACGGGGCAGGGGCATTTGGAAACCATCCGTTCCGCCAAACGCTTGGACGAGAAAATCAGCGTGGTCAAACTACCGCTGACGCAGTTGAAAACCAAAGATATTGAGCGGATTGTCGGCTACCCTAACCGCGAGCCTGCGCTGTATGACGCTTTGGCGGCGCGGTTGGCGGCATTTAAAGATGACCCAGCCAAAGCGTTTTCCGAACCGTTTTACAAAACAGGCAAAGACGGCAAGTGCGGGGTGTTGGTGAAAGCAGTTCGTGTGGAAAACGTGCAGAAATCGGGGCTGCTGGTGCGCAAAGACGAAAGCGGCAAAATGCAGGGCGTTGCCGATAATGCAACGATGGTTCGGGTGGATGTGTTTGGCAAAAACGGCAAAAACTATCTTGTGCCTGTTTATGCTTGGCAGGTGGAGAAGGGAGAGTTGCCGAATCGGGCGGTTGTGGCTTATGCGGATGAGGAAGATTGGGACGAAATGGACGATAGTTTTGAGTTCAAATTTAGCCTATATCCAAATGACTTGGTGGAAGTTGTTACCAAGAAAGATAAATTTTTTGGTTATTACAGCGGATTTAATCGCGCAACAGGGGCAATCAATATTAAAGAGCATGACCTTTCTAAATCTAAGGTAAAAAATGGTGTTTATGAGGGGATTGGTGTCAAAACCGCTCAATCTTTCCAAAAATATCAAGTCGATACTCTCGGCAAAACCATCCGCCTGTGCAAACCCGAAAAACGCATGGGTTTTAAAAAGAAATAG
- a CDS encoding CidA/LrgA family protein — protein sequence MEGFLRNGLQLALIGAVWAVSDLAVRLLHLPVSSGVLGLFVMLALLGGGVVKVGMVARGAKWVLGELVFFFIPIMVSVLQYKDLLLSEGWQLVLTIAVGTALVMVSTAVTLNVCYRFKRRLYKKYHH from the coding sequence GTGGAAGGTTTTTTGCGTAACGGTTTGCAGCTCGCGCTGATTGGCGCGGTGTGGGCGGTGTCGGATTTGGCGGTGCGGCTGCTGCACCTGCCAGTGTCTTCGGGGGTGCTGGGGCTGTTTGTGATGCTCGCGCTGCTGGGCGGCGGGGTGGTGAAGGTGGGCATGGTGGCGCGCGGGGCGAAGTGGGTGCTGGGCGAGTTGGTGTTTTTCTTTATCCCGATTATGGTGTCGGTGTTGCAATATAAGGATCTGCTGCTCTCGGAGGGTTGGCAGCTGGTGCTGACGATTGCGGTGGGCACGGCTTTGGTGATGGTGAGCACGGCGGTTACGCTGAATGTGTGCTACCGCTTCAAACGCCGTCTGTATAAAAAATACCACCACTGA
- a CDS encoding LysR family transcriptional regulator, with amino-acid sequence MDFKSLHCFAELVRLQSFSAAAQALSLTQPTVSKTIQALEAELGVPLLHKENGRKKRQVSPTPIGEEVYRHALSLLHERDLLLARIDDYRHIKSGTLRLGIALLGSDLLSNAIFAFHRRHPAIELSFFEEGSLAIEQSLRNNELDAGQLLAPAHDDFDSIPLCDYPLVVLMPKEKARRATLSLKSLQHEPFILYGAGFSLNRIIQTACREQGFTPNVVCRTGQWELLAQMVARNMGIALLPEYYARKIRPDTFAAVPLADPEIRWPLVIAWKKHQHPTPALRAWLDVVREEFGRGG; translated from the coding sequence ATGGACTTCAAAAGCCTGCACTGCTTCGCCGAACTCGTGCGCCTGCAAAGTTTTTCCGCCGCCGCCCAAGCCCTCAGCCTCACCCAGCCCACCGTCAGCAAAACCATACAGGCATTGGAGGCCGAATTGGGCGTGCCGCTGCTGCACAAAGAAAACGGGCGCAAAAAACGCCAAGTCTCCCCCACCCCCATCGGCGAAGAAGTGTACCGCCACGCCCTCAGCCTGCTGCACGAGCGCGACCTGCTGCTCGCCCGCATCGACGACTACCGCCACATCAAAAGCGGCACGCTGCGCTTGGGCATCGCCCTGCTCGGCAGCGACCTGCTGAGCAACGCCATCTTCGCCTTCCACCGCCGCCACCCCGCCATCGAATTGAGTTTTTTTGAAGAAGGCTCGCTGGCCATCGAACAATCGCTGCGCAACAACGAACTCGACGCCGGCCAGCTGCTCGCCCCCGCGCACGACGATTTCGACAGCATCCCCCTGTGCGACTACCCGCTGGTCGTACTCATGCCCAAAGAAAAAGCCCGCCGCGCCACACTCAGCCTGAAAAGCCTGCAACACGAGCCGTTCATCCTCTACGGCGCGGGCTTCTCGCTCAACCGCATCATTCAGACGGCCTGCCGCGAACAGGGCTTCACGCCCAACGTCGTCTGCCGCACCGGCCAATGGGAGCTGCTCGCCCAAATGGTCGCCCGCAACATGGGCATCGCCCTGCTGCCCGAATACTACGCCCGCAAAATCCGCCCCGACACCTTCGCTGCCGTCCCCCTCGCCGACCCCGAAATCCGCTGGCCGCTGGTCATAGCCTGGAAAAAACACCAACACCCCACTCCCGCGCTGAGGGCGTGGCTGGATGTCGTGCGCGAAGAGTTCGGCAGAGGGGGATAA
- the cas1 gene encoding type II CRISPR-associated endonuclease Cas1 → MTWRSILISKPARLSLQQRHLLIEQDEAIPVPLEDIAVIVVEAREVVLTAPLLSALAQYGVTLLTCDEQFLPCGQWLPFAQYHRSLKILRLQIDMSLPQKKQLWQQIVKQKIRNQAWVLNESGNDIAAGRLNAMAEGVKSGDKGYAESHAAALYFSVLFGDEFTRGSDNMINACLNYGYSVIRSAVARSLTAYGFHPALGLQHRSELNPFNLADDFIEPYRQIVDWLVCGMWTEGRLKETELTTTMKQQLISLLHHQILLDDKIYAVLAAIDRTVQSFQAALSESGSKILKLPQMQELKVHYYE, encoded by the coding sequence ATGACTTGGAGAAGCATTCTTATCAGCAAACCCGCACGCTTGTCGCTGCAACAACGGCATTTGCTGATTGAGCAGGACGAGGCGATACCTGTGCCGTTGGAAGACATCGCCGTGATTGTGGTGGAGGCGCGTGAAGTGGTGCTGACCGCGCCGCTGCTGTCGGCTTTGGCGCAATACGGCGTAACCCTGCTGACCTGCGACGAGCAGTTTTTGCCGTGCGGGCAATGGCTGCCGTTTGCCCAATACCACCGCAGCCTGAAAATCCTGCGCCTGCAAATCGATATGAGCCTGCCGCAGAAAAAACAGCTTTGGCAGCAGATTGTGAAACAGAAAATCCGCAATCAGGCATGGGTGTTGAACGAAAGCGGCAACGACATCGCCGCAGGACGTCTGAACGCCATGGCAGAGGGTGTGAAATCGGGCGACAAAGGCTATGCCGAAAGCCATGCTGCCGCGCTGTATTTTTCCGTGCTGTTTGGCGACGAGTTTACGCGCGGCAGCGATAATATGATAAACGCCTGTTTAAATTACGGTTACAGCGTCATCCGTTCCGCCGTGGCGCGTTCGCTGACCGCATACGGTTTCCACCCCGCTTTGGGTTTGCAGCACCGCAGCGAGTTGAATCCGTTTAATCTGGCGGACGATTTTATCGAGCCGTATCGGCAGATTGTTGATTGGCTGGTGTGTGGTATGTGGACGGAAGGCCGTCTGAAAGAGACCGAATTGACAACCACCATGAAGCAACAGCTTATTTCCTTGCTGCATCATCAGATTTTGCTTGATGACAAGATTTATGCCGTTCTTGCTGCCATCGATAGAACCGTGCAGTCTTTTCAGGCTGCCTTATCAGAAAGCGGCAGCAAAATCTTAAAATTACCGCAAATGCAAGAATTGAAAGTACATTATTATGA
- a CDS encoding LrgB family protein produces MDYTALACFVWTCLAYAAAKKIYRIKPLMILSPVVTVSVGTIILMVWLGISYDTYHKYTQGIVFLLTPVTVAFAVPIYENRAVILRQLPILAVAIGVGMFVGVASAFVMGRMFHFSSEVTNSLMARSVSTPFAVVLAGEIHGSASLVSLFTIITGFVGMIFGDLFLALTRIRFHTAHGVAFGNAAHGFGTSRAGQRHETEGVMASLTMILAGLFMVLLGPSMVHLVVWLMHWFF; encoded by the coding sequence GTGGACTATACCGCTTTGGCCTGTTTTGTTTGGACCTGTCTGGCTTATGCCGCCGCCAAGAAAATCTACCGCATCAAGCCGCTGATGATTCTTTCACCGGTGGTAACGGTGTCGGTGGGCACGATTATTTTGATGGTGTGGTTGGGCATTTCCTACGACACCTACCACAAATACACGCAGGGCATTGTGTTTCTGCTCACGCCGGTTACCGTGGCCTTTGCCGTGCCGATTTACGAAAACCGCGCGGTGATTCTGCGCCAGCTGCCGATTTTGGCGGTGGCCATCGGCGTGGGGATGTTTGTCGGCGTAGCCAGCGCGTTTGTGATGGGCAGGATGTTCCATTTCAGCAGCGAAGTAACCAACAGCCTGATGGCGCGTTCGGTTTCCACCCCGTTTGCCGTGGTGCTGGCGGGCGAGATACACGGCTCGGCCTCGCTGGTGTCGCTGTTCACCATCATCACCGGCTTTGTCGGCATGATTTTCGGCGACCTGTTTCTCGCGCTCACCCGCATCCGTTTCCATACCGCCCACGGCGTGGCGTTCGGCAACGCCGCCCACGGCTTCGGCACCTCGCGGGCAGGGCAGCGGCACGAAACCGAAGGCGTGATGGCCAGCCTCACCATGATACTGGCCGGGCTGTTTATGGTGCTGCTCGGCCCCTCGATGGTACATCTGGTGGTGTGGCTGATGCACTGGTTCTTTTAA